The Macaca thibetana thibetana isolate TM-01 chromosome 11, ASM2454274v1, whole genome shotgun sequence genome window below encodes:
- the GALNT9 gene encoding polypeptide N-acetylgalactosaminyltransferase 9 isoform X3 — protein MEVLPCSRVAHIERTRKPYNNDIDYYAKRNALRAAEVWMDDFKSHVYMAWNIPMTNPGVDFGDVSERLALRQRLKCRSFKWYLENVYPEMRIYNNTLTYGEVRNSKASGYCLDQGAEDGDRAILYPCHGMSSQLVRYSADGLLQLGPLGSTAFLPDSKCLVDDGRGRTPTLRKCEDVARPTQRLWDFTQSGPIVSRATGRCLEVEMSKDANFGLRLVVQRCSGQKWMIRNWIKHARH, from the exons ATGGAGGTGCTGCCCTGCTCCCGCGTGGCCCACATCGAGCGCACCAGGAAGCCCTACAACAACGACATCGACTACTATGCCAAGCGCAACGCCCTGCGCGCCGCCGAGGTGTGGATGGACGACTTCAAGTCCCACGTGTACATGGCCTGGAACATCCCCATGACG AACCCAGGGGTGGACTTCGGGGATGTGTCTGAGAGGCTGGCCCTGCGCCAGAGGCTGAAGTGCCGCAGCTTCAAGTGGTACCTGGAGAACGTGTACCCGGAGATGAGGATCTACAACAACACCCTCACGTACGGAGAG GTGAGAAACAGCAAAGCCAGCGGCTACTGCCTGGACCAGGGAGCAGAGGACGGCGACCGGGCGATCCTCTACCCCTGCCACGGGATGTCCTCCCAG CTGGTGCGGTACAGCGCTGACGGCCTGCTGCAGCTGGGGCCTCTGGGCTCCACAGCCTTCTTGCCCGACTCCAAGTGTCTGGTGGATGACGGCAGGGGCCGCACGCCCACCCTGAGGAAGTGTGAGGATGTGGCAAGGCCCACACAGCGGCTGTGGGACTTCACCCAG AGCGGCCCCATTGTGAGCCGGGCCACGGGCCGCTGCCTGGAGGTGGAGATGTCCAAAGACGCCAACTTCGGGCTCCGGCTGGTGGTGCAGAGGTGCTCGGGGCAGAAGTGGATGATCAGAAACTGGATCAAACATGCACGGCACTGA